One genomic region from Desulfurobacterium atlanticum encodes:
- the atpE gene encoding ATP synthase F0 subunit C: MKIKKETLLYTLFLLIAGVLPAMAAEGAAAGAASVKSAAAMAAGLAIAIGAAGAGIGQGIGLKGTQEAIARNPGAAGRLTTNMFIGLALIEALAIYALVVALILLFVF, encoded by the coding sequence ATGAAAATTAAAAAGGAAACTCTTCTCTACACTCTTTTCCTTCTAATAGCAGGCGTTTTACCTGCTATGGCTGCAGAAGGTGCTGCAGCAGGAGCTGCTTCTGTTAAATCTGCTGCTGCTATGGCCGCCGGGCTTGCAATTGCCATTGGTGCTGCTGGCGCTGGTATCGGTCAGGGTATCGGTCTTAAAGGAACACAGGAGGCCATTGCAAGAAATCCAGGAGCTGCTGGAAGACTTACAACAAACATGTTTATCGGTCTTGCTCTTATTGAAGCTCTTGCTATTTACGCTCTCGTTGTTGCTCTTATCCTTCTATTTGTATTTTAA
- a CDS encoding ferredoxin domain-containing protein has product MRFIENAVMTVAELMCAAAVTAPKGRGVNLLYVDIFTGDRKDRVAEFMIEIGREKNIPFFIRDGKNVIDSPVVVFIGTKIAPRNVPNCGFCGALNCIDSVKKGFYCAYAIGDLGIAVGSAVSVAADHRIDNRIMFSFGKAAIEGRFIPEEIKVGYGIPLSVSGKSIFFDRK; this is encoded by the coding sequence ATGAGGTTTATTGAAAATGCTGTTATGACAGTTGCAGAGCTTATGTGTGCTGCAGCCGTTACAGCTCCTAAAGGAAGAGGTGTTAATCTTTTATATGTTGATATTTTTACAGGAGATAGAAAAGATAGAGTTGCTGAGTTTATGATTGAGATAGGAAGGGAGAAAAATATTCCATTTTTTATAAGGGATGGAAAAAATGTTATTGATTCTCCTGTAGTTGTTTTTATAGGAACAAAGATTGCTCCAAGAAATGTTCCCAATTGTGGTTTTTGTGGAGCTTTAAACTGTATTGACTCTGTCAAAAAAGGGTTTTACTGTGCCTATGCTATAGGAGATCTCGGTATAGCTGTAGGTTCTGCCGTTTCTGTTGCTGCTGACCACAGAATTGATAACAGAATAATGTTTTCTTTTGGGAAGGCGGCTATTGAAGGAAGGTTTATTCCAGAAGAGATTAAAGTGGGTTATGGGATTCCTCTTTCTGTTTCAGGAAAGAGTATCTTTTTTGACAGGAAATAG
- a CDS encoding BCAM0308 family protein has product MGQGYVPAGRKEYTWESDNPYYEGRKYPEPTVCPECGIVFKDGRWQWKEDVEGSFPSDVNKTLCPACRRKRDKYPGGIVVLKGKFLEKHKEEILNRIKNVVDDVSGLRPLQRILWVEEKQEDGIPVIEIATTTEHLARYIGEAVNSAYKGDFKFKYNEEQKFVRVLWERNI; this is encoded by the coding sequence ATGGGACAGGGATATGTTCCAGCAGGCAGAAAAGAGTACACATGGGAAAGTGACAATCCTTACTATGAAGGGAGGAAATATCCAGAACCAACTGTGTGCCCGGAGTGCGGTATTGTCTTCAAAGATGGTAGATGGCAGTGGAAGGAGGATGTGGAAGGTTCTTTCCCCTCAGATGTAAACAAAACTTTGTGTCCGGCGTGCAGAAGAAAAAGGGATAAGTATCCTGGCGGAATAGTAGTATTGAAAGGAAAATTTCTTGAGAAACATAAAGAGGAGATTTTAAATAGAATTAAGAATGTTGTTGATGATGTTTCAGGTTTAAGGCCACTTCAGAGAATTTTATGGGTAGAGGAGAAGCAGGAAGATGGTATTCCTGTAATTGAGATAGCAACAACAACAGAGCATCTTGCAAGATATATTGGTGAAGCAGTTAACAGTGCGTATAAGGGAGATTTTAAATTTAAGTACAATGAAGAGCAGAAATTTGTAAGGGTTTTGTGGGAAAGGAATATATAA
- a CDS encoding diguanylate cyclase domain-containing protein has protein sequence MKRKGVNSLTKKSLLLLLVMTLFSLGLSLSLEIWFSKKLFCQIKIKEKRRIEQAFPTLIQLHENRIGNMLNSFGMWDEMYENVKKKNTKWLREMFEDDEMVTTQFEIYGVYNEKGEAVYVNQPFFNKNEVKQIITYLRKNFRKGDMAKPLTFFLWKEKENLYHVGILPLSDSYGYIKSFGFIYFGTLFSKKEIKEAEKLLSVKMKVFSTRHQLKKDKTEITTMPLKNLFGETVALLKVYEGNILTSFFHNIKHTLIIIAIILITSYTIIFLIISRKFSNTVREILKEIAISLEELSKGNFNALKNLEKISSRKDELGILTENIKNVGEQLSKNLLTDPLTGSYNRLYFIKKLEEDIERAKREKTPLAFAIIDLDDFKNINDTYGHKTGDLVLKEFVKTAKNCIRKIDTLARVGGEEFALIFPSANIDAARKIVDRIRKNLKPIKTEDNRHISLTFSCGITSFKKNDNVDTIYHRADIALYRAKEKGKNRTEVEE, from the coding sequence TTGAAAAGAAAAGGAGTAAATTCGCTAACAAAAAAATCTTTACTGCTTCTCTTAGTTATGACTCTATTTTCTCTTGGACTTTCCTTATCGTTGGAAATATGGTTCTCTAAAAAACTGTTTTGCCAAATTAAAATTAAAGAGAAAAGAAGGATAGAACAGGCTTTTCCCACCCTAATCCAACTACATGAAAACCGTATAGGAAATATGCTAAACAGTTTCGGAATGTGGGATGAAATGTATGAAAACGTAAAAAAGAAAAATACCAAGTGGTTAAGAGAAATGTTTGAAGATGACGAAATGGTAACAACACAATTTGAAATATACGGAGTGTATAACGAAAAGGGAGAAGCCGTATATGTAAACCAACCTTTCTTTAACAAAAATGAAGTAAAACAAATAATAACCTACTTACGAAAGAATTTTAGAAAAGGGGACATGGCAAAACCGCTAACATTCTTCTTGTGGAAGGAAAAAGAAAACCTTTATCACGTTGGAATACTACCACTATCTGACAGTTACGGTTACATAAAAAGCTTTGGTTTTATATATTTTGGAACCTTATTCTCAAAAAAGGAAATTAAAGAAGCGGAAAAGCTTCTTTCAGTTAAAATGAAAGTTTTTAGCACAAGGCACCAGTTAAAAAAAGATAAAACCGAAATTACTACCATGCCCCTTAAAAATCTTTTTGGAGAAACTGTAGCTTTATTAAAGGTATATGAAGGAAATATTTTAACCTCTTTCTTCCATAACATAAAACATACTTTAATAATTATAGCAATTATACTGATAACATCATACACTATCATTTTCCTGATAATTTCACGGAAATTCTCAAACACAGTAAGAGAAATTCTTAAAGAGATAGCAATCTCCCTTGAAGAACTATCAAAAGGAAACTTTAATGCACTTAAAAACCTTGAGAAAATTTCCTCAAGAAAAGATGAACTCGGAATACTCACAGAAAACATTAAAAACGTCGGAGAGCAGCTATCTAAAAACCTTCTAACAGACCCTTTAACTGGAAGTTACAATAGACTATATTTCATAAAAAAACTTGAAGAAGATATAGAAAGGGCAAAAAGAGAGAAAACTCCCCTTGCATTTGCAATTATAGACCTTGATGATTTTAAAAATATAAATGATACATACGGACATAAAACGGGAGACCTTGTATTAAAAGAGTTTGTAAAAACTGCAAAAAACTGTATAAGAAAAATAGATACTTTAGCAAGAGTTGGTGGAGAAGAGTTTGCCCTGATATTTCCATCCGCAAATATAGATGCAGCAAGAAAAATAGTTGACAGGATAAGAAAAAACTTAAAACCGATAAAAACTGAAGACAATAGACATATTTCTTTAACCTTCAGTTGTGGTATCACGTCCTTCAAAAAAAATGATAATGTTGATACAATCTACCATCGTGCAGACATAGCCCTTTACAGAGCAAAAGAAAAAGGAAAAAACAGAACAGAAGTTGAGGAGTAA
- a CDS encoding rhomboid family intramembrane serine protease, whose protein sequence is MIPLKDLNKSRTVPVVTTYIIVICVIIFLFELSMGRNVVYLFHAFGVIPYEIVRGVDIPPPDPLTPYGNLISHQYLHGGFFHIIGNMLFLWIFGDNVEDYFGKLKFFIFYTFCGVMAALMQVFAYPDSVAPLIGASGAISGVLGAYFVLYPNAKIVTLVFLGFFVDLIVVPAYIWILFWFLMQFLSLLASTSVNGVGVAWFAHIGGFIVGMLITRFAITFKGRPLKVIE, encoded by the coding sequence GTGATACCTTTAAAGGATTTAAATAAAAGCAGAACGGTGCCTGTTGTTACAACCTACATAATTGTCATTTGCGTTATTATTTTTCTTTTTGAGCTTTCAATGGGCAGAAATGTTGTTTATCTTTTTCACGCTTTCGGTGTAATTCCCTATGAAATAGTTAGAGGAGTTGATATTCCTCCCCCTGATCCTCTTACCCCTTACGGGAATCTTATCAGTCATCAGTATCTTCATGGAGGTTTTTTCCATATAATCGGGAATATGCTGTTTCTGTGGATATTTGGTGATAACGTTGAGGATTATTTTGGAAAGTTAAAGTTTTTTATCTTTTACACTTTCTGCGGTGTAATGGCTGCTCTTATGCAGGTTTTTGCATATCCTGACTCTGTAGCCCCTTTAATAGGTGCTTCAGGAGCTATAAGCGGTGTTCTTGGAGCCTATTTTGTCCTTTATCCCAATGCTAAAATAGTTACTCTTGTTTTTTTAGGTTTTTTTGTTGACCTGATAGTTGTTCCTGCTTATATCTGGATACTTTTTTGGTTTTTAATGCAATTTTTGAGCCTTCTTGCTTCTACATCTGTTAACGGAGTAGGGGTTGCCTGGTTTGCCCATATTGGCGGATTTATAGTTGGTATGCTTATAACGAGGTTTGCAATTACTTTTAAAGGGAGGCCTTTAAAAGTAATTGAATAG
- the atpB gene encoding F0F1 ATP synthase subunit A, translating to MEHGGASGFITWPVVYWTWITMAFVIFISYLVSRNLKKIPGKLQYLFEAFVGFIAGVLADALGEEKGLSFLSLVGGLAFFILSLNLVGLVPGAIQPTSNLNTTVGLALISFFAYNIVAVKEQGLLNYLKHFLGPVKALAPLMLPIEIVSHLSRILSLSLRLFGNMFGDEMIVWVLLKMVPLLVPVFGLAIVFGNSFLQTYIFCMLTVVYLSLAVHHEEEEEH from the coding sequence ATGGAACACGGAGGAGCATCAGGATTCATCACATGGCCAGTAGTTTACTGGACATGGATAACCATGGCTTTTGTTATCTTCATCTCATACCTGGTTTCAAGAAATCTCAAAAAAATACCAGGTAAACTCCAGTATCTTTTTGAAGCTTTTGTTGGTTTTATAGCCGGCGTTCTGGCCGATGCTTTAGGAGAGGAAAAAGGCTTATCCTTCCTATCGCTTGTAGGAGGACTTGCGTTCTTTATCCTTTCTTTAAACCTTGTAGGACTTGTTCCGGGAGCAATACAGCCTACATCAAACCTTAATACAACAGTAGGACTTGCACTTATATCCTTCTTCGCCTACAACATTGTTGCTGTTAAAGAGCAGGGACTTTTAAACTACCTAAAACATTTCCTGGGACCTGTTAAGGCCCTTGCACCTTTAATGCTGCCTATTGAAATTGTTTCTCACCTATCAAGAATTTTATCACTATCTCTTCGTCTCTTTGGAAACATGTTCGGTGACGAGATGATTGTCTGGGTTCTACTAAAAATGGTTCCTTTACTTGTTCCTGTATTCGGGCTTGCAATTGTATTTGGTAACAGCTTCTTACAGACTTATATTTTCTGTATGTTGACAGTTGTTTATCTATCACTTGCAGTACACCACGAAGAAGAGGAAGAACACTAA
- a CDS encoding dUTP diphosphatase, producing the protein MNGFNWAAGWVYGKGLNIVFDERFLDVAVKIHSILGGNLKREGEEFIYSLYSFPEGFSVDIEFVKGIFEASGVWGNKTVFIPSVPRFSKKIAEILSPFSPYEAGEGFFLKGDGAVLFLHAIYDESKGERSEYHFEKFLSFLYGGDWKRKFIEVSVEEGGIPPFKKRISDSGWDLYLVEVVKQSGDVYLFDTKVKVKPPAGYYLDLVPRSSIYKSGFILANSVGIIDMTYRGTIKVPLVRIDHSKEFPELPWRAVQLIPRRFYPLEVKKVSSLDETLRGERGFGSTGK; encoded by the coding sequence GTGAACGGTTTTAACTGGGCGGCTGGCTGGGTTTATGGAAAAGGCCTAAATATAGTGTTTGATGAGAGATTCCTTGATGTAGCTGTTAAGATTCATAGCATTTTAGGTGGAAATTTAAAAAGAGAGGGAGAAGAATTTATCTATTCCCTTTACTCTTTTCCTGAAGGTTTTTCTGTGGATATTGAGTTTGTTAAAGGTATTTTTGAAGCAAGCGGTGTGTGGGGAAATAAGACGGTTTTTATTCCGTCTGTTCCCCGGTTTTCTAAAAAGATAGCAGAGATTCTTTCTCCTTTTTCTCCTTATGAGGCAGGAGAGGGTTTTTTTCTTAAAGGAGATGGAGCTGTTCTCTTCTTACATGCTATATATGATGAATCTAAAGGGGAAAGATCGGAATACCATTTTGAAAAGTTTCTCTCCTTTCTTTATGGAGGAGATTGGAAAAGAAAGTTTATAGAGGTTTCTGTAGAAGAAGGGGGAATTCCTCCTTTTAAAAAGAGAATTTCTGACAGTGGCTGGGATTTGTATCTTGTTGAAGTTGTAAAGCAATCAGGAGATGTTTATCTTTTTGATACGAAAGTTAAAGTAAAACCTCCTGCCGGATATTATCTTGACCTTGTTCCCCGTTCAAGCATATATAAAAGCGGTTTTATTCTTGCAAACTCTGTAGGTATTATAGATATGACGTATAGAGGCACAATTAAAGTTCCTCTTGTCAGGATTGACCATTCAAAAGAGTTTCCAGAGCTTCCGTGGCGGGCTGTTCAGCTTATTCCAAGAAGGTTTTATCCTCTTGAGGTAAAGAAGGTTTCTTCCCTTGATGAAACTTTGAGAGGGGAAAGAGGATTTGGAAGTACCGGAAAGTAA
- a CDS encoding Nramp family divalent metal transporter, with amino-acid sequence MKLKYREKRKLAAARRNFNRFIPGLITGGSGNDPAGIVTYTAVGATTGYSLLWLLLLSTPMMIEVQNMAAKLAVVTEKSLPEIIKSIYSKKVTIFIVTLLVIVNIITIGADLQGLSEILAIITNSKAVYFDAPLTALIAYLVIFRSYRTVKKVLVFFSSILSVYIISAIVAKPDIGKMVINTFIPHIKANLSFIIAALGLLGTTISPYLLFWQSSQEREEQKTVVQVEEVKLGTVVGMVYSNLVAYAIIVAAAAEFFGKNVKLDTVKDAALALKPFAGEYAFALFSIGIIFSGLLAIPVLAGSAAYAVANTFGWREGLKNRVSDAKGFYAVFFGALVIGSFMQFFSISTVDALYYSQVLDGILIPIIVGILLLLCNKKELLGKYTNGIWSNVFGFITFFITAILSVIMVYQMVSGK; translated from the coding sequence GTGAAATTAAAATACAGAGAAAAGCGCAAACTTGCAGCAGCAAGAAGAAATTTTAATAGATTTATACCCGGACTTATCACAGGAGGTTCTGGAAACGACCCTGCTGGAATAGTTACTTACACTGCTGTAGGAGCAACCACAGGATATTCCCTGCTCTGGCTTTTACTGCTCTCAACCCCGATGATGATAGAAGTCCAGAATATGGCTGCTAAACTTGCTGTAGTAACAGAAAAAAGTCTTCCTGAAATAATCAAATCTATCTACTCAAAAAAGGTAACAATTTTTATAGTAACACTTCTTGTCATCGTAAACATAATCACAATAGGTGCAGATCTTCAGGGACTTTCAGAAATCCTTGCAATAATAACGAACTCTAAAGCTGTCTATTTTGACGCACCTTTAACCGCTCTTATAGCTTACCTTGTAATATTTAGAAGCTACAGAACAGTAAAAAAAGTTCTTGTTTTCTTTTCATCCATCCTCTCTGTCTACATAATTTCAGCAATTGTTGCAAAACCTGATATCGGTAAAATGGTGATCAATACATTTATTCCTCACATAAAAGCAAATCTAAGTTTTATAATAGCCGCTCTCGGTCTTCTCGGAACAACAATTTCCCCCTATCTTCTTTTCTGGCAATCATCTCAGGAGAGAGAAGAGCAAAAAACTGTAGTTCAGGTTGAAGAGGTCAAACTTGGCACCGTGGTCGGAATGGTATATTCAAATTTAGTGGCATATGCAATTATAGTAGCCGCAGCAGCGGAATTCTTCGGCAAAAATGTAAAGCTTGATACTGTAAAAGATGCAGCCCTTGCTTTAAAACCTTTTGCAGGAGAATACGCATTTGCACTTTTCAGCATAGGTATAATATTCTCCGGGCTCCTTGCCATCCCGGTGCTTGCAGGCTCAGCCGCATACGCTGTTGCAAACACATTCGGCTGGAGGGAAGGACTGAAAAACAGAGTGAGTGATGCAAAAGGATTTTATGCAGTATTTTTCGGTGCACTTGTAATAGGAAGTTTTATGCAGTTTTTCTCAATATCTACTGTTGACGCCCTATACTACAGCCAGGTGCTTGACGGCATTTTAATTCCTATAATTGTTGGAATACTTTTACTCTTGTGCAACAAAAAAGAGTTACTTGGTAAATATACCAACGGAATCTGGAGCAACGTATTTGGATTCATAACATTTTTCATAACAGCTATTTTATCGGTTATAATGGTTTATCAGATGGTTTCAGGAAAATAA
- a CDS encoding magnesium transporter CorA family protein: protein MEKCWVVFKTDEGVKSQTVSIDELAEILEKKPLWIHFRNMREDIEDFLLEKLKINELSIEDVILEDRPKAETFESYVFILLIYFDGRISRKRKFSIFWTKDLIVTIGSRKLFEETKIELSLEEPEDITPDKIFWLISSTVVDRCKKVALTLERQLDDIEVKVFREQNPELLEDISDLSFEIISLRRTVKQLRDVFRSFLSSLPRFGKTQSIHFLRDVADELVMLYDHIDTLHEMLQNIFSVFSSLVEFKLNDIMKTLTIIMTVFAPITMISGYYGMNIVDLPFADSHLGLLIVTGMMALMSFGFLAYFRKKQWL from the coding sequence ATGGAAAAATGTTGGGTTGTGTTTAAAACGGATGAAGGAGTTAAAAGTCAAACTGTTTCTATTGATGAATTAGCTGAAATTCTTGAAAAGAAACCGCTCTGGATCCATTTTAGAAACATGAGGGAAGATATTGAGGATTTTCTACTTGAGAAACTGAAGATAAATGAACTTTCAATAGAGGATGTTATTCTTGAAGATAGACCTAAAGCGGAAACTTTTGAGAGTTACGTATTTATCCTTCTTATCTATTTTGATGGTAGAATCAGTAGAAAGAGAAAGTTTTCTATCTTCTGGACGAAAGATCTGATTGTTACTATCGGAAGCAGAAAACTTTTTGAAGAGACAAAAATAGAACTTTCACTTGAAGAACCGGAAGATATTACTCCAGATAAAATTTTCTGGCTTATATCAAGTACTGTTGTTGATAGATGTAAGAAAGTTGCATTAACTCTTGAAAGACAGCTTGATGATATTGAGGTTAAAGTTTTCCGGGAGCAGAACCCGGAGCTTCTTGAAGATATTTCAGACCTTAGCTTTGAGATTATCTCTTTAAGGAGAACGGTGAAGCAGTTGAGAGATGTTTTTCGTTCTTTTCTTTCCTCTCTTCCGCGATTTGGAAAAACTCAGAGCATCCATTTTTTAAGGGATGTGGCTGATGAGCTTGTTATGCTTTATGACCATATAGATACGCTTCATGAAATGCTTCAGAACATTTTCTCTGTTTTTTCTTCTCTTGTTGAGTTTAAGCTTAACGATATTATGAAAACTCTGACTATAATAATGACCGTTTTTGCACCTATAACCATGATTTCTGGATATTACGGAATGAATATTGTTGACCTTCCGTTTGCTGACTCCCATTTAGGGCTTCTGATAGTTACAGGAATGATGGCTCTTATGAGCTTTGGATTTCTTGCCTATTTCAGGAAGAAGCAGTGGTTATAG
- a CDS encoding sensor histidine kinase translates to MEYRSRLKIVVPVILTLTLMGVFSFNFYRLKTEWENFFTSTINNELKRVKSMVESTVESGGDPVSSLSSYMENSSLLKGAKIKLYDRTVKVPGSNFEKNFMERKIDFKNFSVILYFDISKEKEINTHILNQFLIATAISIALIAGIFLSLKLYFDERESLSRETAEKERLKSISIAISSILHEVKNSLSRLNMIAYRIATKKDLKYAEILQKEVQQLSKFIDEAAALNKPLKLNVKKLNIKDIIDEAVKEFKELTSLKGIEIICKAENIFTKGDKNLLKSALRNIIKNGIEALDVSNKKEKKLIIETKKGKNSLKIIIKDNANIPWKEDELFSPFKTTKEKGFGIGLFSVKRIIKAHNGTVKAYKSKGYSVFEITIPITTASS, encoded by the coding sequence ATGGAATATAGAAGCAGACTTAAAATAGTTGTCCCTGTCATATTAACACTGACTCTTATGGGAGTTTTCAGCTTTAACTTTTACAGACTTAAGACCGAATGGGAAAATTTTTTCACATCAACCATCAACAATGAATTGAAACGGGTAAAATCTATGGTTGAAAGCACCGTGGAAAGTGGAGGTGATCCGGTTAGTTCACTTTCATCATACATGGAAAACTCAAGCCTTTTAAAAGGAGCAAAGATTAAACTTTACGATAGGACCGTAAAAGTTCCAGGATCAAATTTTGAAAAAAATTTTATGGAAAGAAAAATAGACTTTAAAAACTTCTCGGTAATACTATACTTTGACATATCAAAGGAAAAAGAGATAAACACCCATATATTAAATCAGTTTCTCATAGCCACAGCTATAAGCATTGCCCTCATTGCAGGAATTTTCCTATCCCTTAAACTCTATTTTGACGAAAGAGAAAGTCTGAGCAGAGAAACAGCAGAAAAAGAACGCCTTAAAAGCATCTCAATAGCGATCTCCTCAATACTTCACGAAGTAAAAAATAGCTTAAGCAGATTAAACATGATAGCTTATAGAATAGCAACAAAAAAAGACCTAAAATATGCAGAAATACTTCAAAAAGAGGTCCAGCAACTATCAAAATTTATAGATGAGGCAGCTGCCCTGAACAAACCTTTAAAACTGAATGTGAAAAAGTTAAACATTAAAGATATTATTGATGAAGCTGTTAAAGAGTTTAAAGAACTGACTTCATTGAAAGGGATAGAAATTATCTGTAAAGCAGAGAATATCTTTACTAAAGGGGATAAAAATCTTCTAAAAAGTGCACTAAGAAACATAATCAAAAACGGCATAGAAGCTCTTGATGTTTCAAACAAAAAAGAGAAAAAACTTATAATAGAGACAAAGAAAGGGAAAAACAGTCTCAAAATAATAATAAAAGATAACGCAAATATTCCGTGGAAAGAGGATGAACTATTTTCCCCTTTTAAAACCACCAAGGAAAAAGGTTTCGGCATTGGACTTTTCAGCGTTAAAAGAATAATAAAAGCTCACAATGGAACAGTTAAAGCTTACAAAAGTAAAGGTTACTCGGTATTTGAAATAACTATCCCTATAACCACTGCTTCTTCCTGA
- a CDS encoding sigma-54-dependent transcriptional regulator yields the protein MNGKVLIVEDDSIQRELLEESLNEKGFVVVSASSAEEGKSILEKENVDVVVTDVKLPGKSGIAFLKEIKNTRPETEVVIITAFSNIEDAVEAIKAGAFHYITKPYDIDVLTNLLNKCCELSRLRKKPESSDFIFKSPVMKNLISTVNIFAKSDAPILITGESGTGKEVIARYIHKISERKGKFIPVNCTSIPENLFESELFGYEKGAFSGATKSKPGLIEEADKGTLFLDEIGDLPLYLQAKLLRFLQEKEVRRVGGLSTRKVDVRIVAATNRNLEEAVKKGEFREDLFYRLNVLRVEIPPLRERKEDIVELTGFFLKKFNTKYGKKVILSKDALNTLLNYTFPGNVRELENIIHRAVLIAENEITSEHLLIKSNSSDIRKTLPEQIEELEKKLIKEALEKAGYVQTKAAKLLGIDEKSLRYKRKKYGI from the coding sequence ATGAATGGAAAAGTCTTAATAGTTGAAGACGACTCTATACAGAGGGAACTGCTTGAAGAAAGTTTAAATGAAAAAGGATTTGTTGTAGTTTCTGCCTCATCAGCTGAAGAGGGAAAAAGTATTCTTGAGAAAGAAAATGTTGATGTTGTAGTAACAGATGTAAAACTTCCAGGAAAATCTGGAATTGCATTTTTGAAAGAGATAAAAAATACCCGCCCTGAAACCGAAGTTGTAATTATCACAGCTTTCAGCAATATAGAGGACGCCGTTGAAGCTATAAAAGCAGGTGCCTTTCACTATATCACCAAACCTTACGATATAGATGTTCTTACAAATCTTCTAAACAAGTGCTGCGAACTTTCCCGCCTGAGAAAGAAGCCGGAAAGTTCCGATTTCATTTTCAAATCTCCTGTAATGAAAAACCTTATCTCCACAGTAAATATTTTCGCAAAAAGCGATGCACCGATTTTAATAACAGGCGAGAGCGGCACAGGTAAAGAGGTAATAGCAAGATACATCCATAAGATAAGCGAACGGAAAGGAAAATTTATACCCGTTAACTGCACATCAATCCCGGAAAACCTTTTTGAAAGCGAACTTTTCGGATATGAAAAAGGAGCGTTTTCAGGAGCAACAAAATCAAAACCGGGTTTAATAGAAGAAGCAGATAAGGGAACACTGTTTCTTGATGAAATAGGAGACTTACCCCTTTACCTGCAGGCAAAACTTTTAAGATTTCTTCAGGAAAAAGAGGTTAGAAGAGTTGGTGGACTTTCCACCAGAAAAGTTGATGTAAGAATCGTTGCCGCAACAAACAGAAATCTTGAAGAAGCTGTAAAAAAGGGGGAATTTAGAGAAGACCTGTTTTACAGACTTAACGTTTTAAGAGTTGAAATCCCACCTTTAAGAGAAAGGAAAGAAGACATAGTGGAACTTACAGGATTTTTCCTTAAAAAATTCAATACTAAATACGGTAAAAAGGTAATTCTGTCAAAAGATGCTTTAAACACACTGTTAAACTACACTTTCCCCGGAAATGTAAGAGAACTTGAAAACATCATCCACAGAGCTGTCCTAATAGCTGAAAATGAAATCACCTCCGAACATCTATTAATAAAATCAAACTCATCTGATATTAGAAAAACTCTACCTGAGCAGATTGAAGAACTTGAAAAAAAACTCATAAAAGAAGCCCTTGAGAAAGCAGGGTATGTTCAAACTAAAGCGGCAAAACTTCTTGGAATAGATGAGAAATCCTTAAGATATAAGCGGAAAAAGTATGGAATATAG
- a CDS encoding AtpZ/AtpI family protein — MKEKKRFKITQEDIKTASLSSVALSFVFAVAIGFFIGYYLDKWLGTKPWMTLFWLFIGIAAGFKNIYMAVQDGYDRKKF; from the coding sequence ATGAAGGAGAAAAAACGGTTTAAGATTACACAGGAAGATATTAAAACAGCTTCACTATCAAGCGTTGCCTTGAGTTTTGTCTTTGCAGTTGCAATAGGTTTTTTTATAGGTTACTATCTTGATAAGTGGCTTGGAACAAAACCGTGGATGACTCTTTTCTGGTTATTCATCGGGATAGCTGCTGGTTTTAAAAACATCTATATGGCCGTTCAGGATGGATATGACAGAAAAAAATTTTGA